One Capsicum annuum cultivar UCD-10X-F1 chromosome 2, UCD10Xv1.1, whole genome shotgun sequence genomic window carries:
- the LOC107857857 gene encoding receptor-like protein 7, with the protein MAESKKEMDDLCAMLSECHLLGNPREWWMDFDATHHVCANKELFARFTPSQGEEKIYMEKSAIAKVEGTGKVWLQMTSGKVLTLNNVLISLTNENKVKSTLPESIMFLLLPACEVNGLDFLRSAKNLYFFDLSNNRIQGKIPNWAWSNWMLSVVGFNLSHNMSTSIDGIPASLVSIYLPSNSLQWSVPNISVSLEYYFILNNNLSGEIPSSVCNLTSLKFLDLARNNLMGAIQGCLGNMSDQLEVMDMQHNSLSGNLQTTFSFRSQLKSFNLYDNKVEGNIPRSLDNCNELEVLDLGSNRLNDTFPIWLVIHKQSTKSENKLRYEYES; encoded by the exons atggctgaatccaagaaagaaatggacGATCTGTGTGCCATGCTGTCTGAATGCCACTTACTTggaaatcctcgagaatggtggatggatttcgATGCCACCCACCACGTTTGTGcaaataaggagttgtttgcTAGATTTACTCCATCTCAAGGCGAAGAGAAAATCTATATGGAAAAATCCGCAattgcaaaagttgaaggaactGGAAAGGTCTGGCTGCAAATGACATCAGGAAAAGTGTTGACTCTTAACAATGTCCT AATTTCGCTGACCAATGAGAACAAAGTCAAGTCTACCTTGCCTGAATCTATTATGTTCTTATTATTGCCTGCCTGTGAAGTAAATGGATTGGATTTTTTGAGATCAGCAAAGAATCTTTACTTCTTCGATCTCTCAAATAACAGGATTCAAGGAAAAATTCCTAATTGGGCATGGTCTAATTGGATGCTTTCAGTGGTAGGTTTTAATTTATCCCACAATATGTCGACAAGTATAGACGGGATTCCTGCTAGTCTAGTTTCTATATATTTACCGTCCAATTCTCTTCAATGGTCAGTACCTAATATTTCGGTCTCTTTAGAATAttactttatattaaataataatcTCAGTGGGGAGATTCCTTCTTCTGTCTGCAATTTAACATcattaaaatttcttgatttggcaAGAAACAATTTAATGGGGGCAATTCAAGGATGTTTAGGTAACATGAGTGACCAACTCGAGGTTATGGATATGCAACACAATAGTCTCTCTGGGAATCTCCAAACAACTTTTAGTTTCAGAAGTCAACTTAAAAGCTTCAACTTGTACGACAATAAGGTAGAGGGAAATATTCCAAGATCTTTGGATAATTGCAATGAGTTGGAAGTTCTTGATTTAGGAAGCAATCGCCTCAATGACACATTTCCTATATGGTTGGTGATACACAAACAAAGTACGAAATCAGAAAATAAACTAAGATATGAATATGAAagctaa